DNA from Acidobacteriota bacterium:
ATTGTCGCGCCGGCTTCGTCATCACCGAACACCTTTTAAAATTAGGGTGCAAACGTATCGGCTTCTTAGCTCGCGAAGGCTCAGCGCCGACCGTTGATGCGCGGATTGCGGGTTATCACATCGCTTTGCTTCAACATGGGGTGACGCCTCGAAAAAATATGGTCTGGTGGGGCGACCCTGCGGATGAAAATTTTGTTAAAGGCATCATCAATAAACATGACCTGGAAGCCTTTGTCTGCGCCAATGATGATACGGCGGCGCATTTGATGCACACCCTGGATAAACTGGGAGCGCGGATTCCGCAGGATTACCGCATCGTCGGATTTGACGATGTCAAATATGCCAAGTTACTGAAAGTTCCTTTAACGACGATACACCAACCGTGCAAGCGTATCGGCGAGGTCGCGGTTAAAACCATGGTGGATCGCATCGAATATCCGAATTTACCAACCCGTGACGTGTTGCTGGATTTTCACCTGGTGGTGCGGGAATCGTGCGGCGTCAATCTCAAAAAGAAAAAGTAGTTGATGCGATGTCAACCGCTCAACGGTTCAGCCAATCGTGATTTGAAAAATTGATAAGCCCGAAAGCCATGATGAGCCGAATAGCCGTTCGGTTTTTTTATCCGTTCGTATGAAAAAAAAATCAATCAATTTATTGTTTATCTTAGGCATGATATTGCTTCTGTGGGTAACTGCGGTTTCGCAAACTACCACAACCCAATCAACTGCCGGTCAGCCCAGCGAAATTGAACGCGCGCAAACCCTTTTGACAAGCGGAAAACTTGACGAAGCCATCGCTTTGCTTTCCGAACTTCAGAAATCCGCGACCAATGAATCGCAGGTCAACCACCTGATGGCGCTCGCCTACTATCAAAAAAACAATTTTCAAAAAGCCATCGAATTTTTTCTGCTCTCCTCGAAACAATCTGCGGCAAACAGTAAACAACAAAGACAGGCAATCCAGTTGCTCGCCATGTCTTATTACTATCTCGGGCAGGTGAAAGAGGCGATTCCCCATTTTGAACAGGCGGTTGCCTGGATGCCGGATAATTCTGAGATGAATTATGCGCTGGGGCTTTGTTACATCAAAACCCAAAACCCCGATAAATCGCGCGAAGCCTTTGCGCGAATGTTTGCTGTGGCGAACGCTACGGCGGCGGCGTATCTGCTCAATGCCCAGATGTTGATGCGCGAAAATATCGAAGCTGCCGCCGAAAAAGAGTTATTGAAAGCCCTCGAACTCGACCCGAAAATTCCGCAAGCCAATTTCTTACTGGGAGAAATCGCCATTTACAAAGCCAATGTTGACGCGGGCATCGACTATTTGAAAAAAGAGATTGCCCTCAATCCGGCATTTGCGATGGCGCATTACCGACTGGGCGAAGCCTACACGCGGCAATTGAAATGGGATTTGAGCATTGCGCCATTGCAGAAATCCATCTGGTTGAATCCGCTCTTTAGCGGTCCCTATATCGTGTTGGGCAAGGTCTATTTGAAGACCGGAAACCTTGCCAACTCCGAAGCCATGTTAAGACGCGCCATTCAAATCGACCCGAACAACTACTCCGCACATCACCTGCTTGCGCAAACTCTCCAGCAAATGAATCGCCTCGAAGAAGCGAAACGCGAATTCGAGATTGCCGCTAAACTCCAATCAATTTCCGAAAGATGAGGCATCAGGTGTTGCCAGGAACTCCAAAATATTTTTGTACTTTGTGCTTTGTACTTTGTGCTTTGGCTCTCATTCTCATTTTGTCAACTTTGACTAAACACAACTACATTGAGGTTTATTGCAAAGCACAAAGTACAAAGCACAAAGTACCGAGTACCAAGCCCCAAGCATCAAGCACCACCGCCGGTTTTAATTTCACCGATATTGCAAAAGCGGCGGGACTGATTGAACCAACGATTTATGGCGGGGTTGAAAAAAAGCGCTACATCATCGAAACCAACGGTTGCGGGGTGGCTTTTTTCGATTTTGATAATGATGGCTGGCTTGATGTTTTTATGTTGAATGGTTCGCGCCTTGAAAGTTTTCCCAAAGGCAATGAACCAACCAGTAAACTTTACCGCAATAATCGTAACGGCAGCTTTACGGATGTCACAGCAAAAGCCGGTCTTGCCCGTACAGGATTTGCCTCGGCGATTTGCGTCGGCGATTTTGATAATGATGGCTTTGACGATTTATTCACCACCTACTGGGGGCAAAATGTGTTGTATCGCAATAATCGCAACGGCAGCTTCACGGATGTCACCGAAAAAGCCGGGGTCGCAATCAGGGGCACACGCTGGGGTTCGGGTTGCACATTCATCGATTATGACCGTGACGGAGATGTGGATTTGTTCGTCGCCAACTATTTGATTTTTGATTTGGCGACAGCGCCCGAACCCGGCAAAGGCGCGAACTGTTTCTGGAAAGGCGTGCCGATTAACTGTGGACCCAAGGGACTGCCAACAGATACCAATTTGCTCTATCGCAATAATGGCAACGGCACGTTTACCGATGTCTCGGAAAGTTCAAACATTAATAAAGTCGTAAATCGTTACGCGATGACCGCCGTGGTGACGGATTTCAATAATGACGGTTGGTCGGATATTTATGTTGCCTGCGATTCGACGGCAAGCATTCTCTACCGCAACAACAAAGACGGCACGTTTACCGATGTCGCGTTGGAAACCGGCTCGGCGTTTAACGAAGATGGACAGGCGCAGGCAGGGATGGGCGTGGGACTGGGCGATTACAATAACGATGGCTTGCCGGATATTTTCAAAACTCATTTCGCCGACGATTTGCCTGTGCTTTATAAAAATTCGGGGCGCGGGTTTTTTGAAGACGCTTCGCGACTGGCGGGCTTTGACCATACGCCTTATGTGCAGTGGGGAACCGGACTCATTGATTTTGATAATGACGGCTGGTCGGATATTTTAACCGTCACCGGAAATGTCTACCCTGAAATCGAAAAAGTTTTTAAAGAATACCCGCATCAAACCCCACGTCTGATTTATCGCAATCTCGGCAACGGGCGTTTTCAGGATGTGACCAAACTAAGCGGCACAGCGATTAATGAACCGCATTCCAGTCGCGGTTGCGCGTTCGCTGATTTCGACAATGACGGTGATGTGGATGTATTGATTATGAATATGAATGCAGCGCCGACGTTACTGAGGAATGAATACAACACTGTAGGGAAACCGGGAGTAAATAATTGGCTGACCATAAAACTCATCGGCACCAGGTCGAATCGTTCGGCGATTGGTTCACAGGTGAGATTAAAAACCGGCGGTCGTGTGCAACTTCAAGAAGTAACCAGTCAAGCGAGTTATTATTCAACCAATGATTTGCGCGTCCATTATGGGCTTGGCGCAAACACCAAAGCCGATGAAGTGGAAATCCGTTGGACTAACGGTCAAACCGAAATTTTCAAAAACCTCAACGCCAATCAGATTGTCAAAATCAAAGAAGGCGACAGCCTTTTAAAAAGTAAAAAGGCAAAAGTAAAAAGGCAAAAGTAAAAAATCGTTTATCCTTACATTGCCTTTTTACTTTTTCTTGATGGAAATCATTAAAATCGAAAAGTAATGCCGACTTTGAGGGTGACGGTATCGGTACGCGATGAAAGCACATCGAAAAAGACCCCACCGGGTGTGCGAATGATTGAACCTTTCTTCAAATAATCAGCTTCTCCGCCAAACATATAACGAACACCGGTATCGAGCGAAATGTCCGACCGTTTACCGGTTTTCGTGAGTTCGATTTGCACTCCCGCGCCAAAACCTGCGCTCAAGGTCGTGTCACTGAAATTGGTGTCTCCGGCAATCTGTTCATCACTGAAATCATCGGTGATGGTGGTGTTAGTGAAAAGATATTTTGCGCCAACCAGGGCTTCGCTGTAGGGGCGCACTTTGCCTTTGCGCGGTTGCAGACGCACCAGGAAATGCGTCCAGCCGATATTATTGCGAGTGGTCACTTTCAAACGCAGTTCGGGAATCGACGGGCTGAGAATTTCTCTGCGCGATTGCGAACCGTAAACCGCCACGCCGCCGTCGAAACCAATAAACACGGGGCTGTTTCCAACTCCGAAAAGAAAGTGCCCGCCAATGCCGTAACCGTTGTTATTGACGTTGTCGCGAAATTCACCGACCGGAAAGACGGTTGTGAAATCAAGTCCCGCTTGATAATTCTGCGCCTGTGCGGAAGCCATTAAACCTAAAAATCCGAGGGTTAAAAGCAAGATACGAAATGCGGTGAGGTATCCCCGATGCTTGTTTGAGTGATTCCCTAAAGACAATCGGGAGAGACATTTTTTTGTAATGTCCATAAGGTCTCCTTGTTTATTAGCTAGATTGGGTTCCACCCGTTGAGCAATTCGGGTTCCGCGCAAAAACGGTAAAAAACAGCTTAAAATCAAGGTTTTTTACACGATAAGGAAAGTCTGTAATACGAAATGGTGTAAGAAGAAAGTAAAAAGTAAAAAGGCAAAATGAAGAAGGTGAAGCGAATAAATGGAATTAGCTCATCTGGGGGGAGATTTTTTAAACGGTGAGTGAATAACTTGTGGGAGATCTTTTCTTAACTTTTTACTTTTGCCGAAGCGTCCGGGATATTGTGTAAATGAAATTTCTAAATTGCAGGGGCACTCTATCGGGAAACAGAATCGCCAATTGATTTGAAGATGGCTTTGAGGCTGCAATGTTGCAGTGGAGCCTTCTGCCTTCCGGCTTTCAATTGGCAAAGTGTGTGCGATTAACCGGCATCACAGCCATCTCTTGCGCATCACACAAAAAATCTTATTCCCAATGATAGTTTTCACCTTCCGTTTCCGCCTGAACAAATGAGCGCGAGTGAGGCGCTCAAGAGATTAAGCGTAGGAGTTAAGACATATGAGCCAACAAAATCAGATTCAAGACCGCGCCGAGTCACTGGCCGATTTGCCGTTGACGGCAGAGCATGTCGGCGAGATCAATGCCGGAGGTTCGCGCCTCCTCGAGGGTCAACTCTGCGGTGAAGGTAAGCAGGTTGTGATTGCCTTATGAAAATGACCCCCGAATACGATTCAACGGGGTTAGCGCCAGCGAAATCAAGCAGTCGATGGCATCTGATGCAGTCGGTTGTGAATGACTACTGCTAGCTTAAGGGAAACTATTTTAATTTGTCAGATAGGAGCTAATGATGAACGTAAAAGAGAAAACAAAGAACGACAGAAGCAACTTTCAGATGGATGCCCTGACCGACTTGCCGGTC
Protein-coding regions in this window:
- a CDS encoding tetratricopeptide repeat protein — encoded protein: MKKKSINLLFILGMILLLWVTAVSQTTTTQSTAGQPSEIERAQTLLTSGKLDEAIALLSELQKSATNESQVNHLMALAYYQKNNFQKAIEFFLLSSKQSAANSKQQRQAIQLLAMSYYYLGQVKEAIPHFEQAVAWMPDNSEMNYALGLCYIKTQNPDKSREAFARMFAVANATAAAYLLNAQMLMRENIEAAAEKELLKALELDPKIPQANFLLGEIAIYKANVDAGIDYLKKEIALNPAFAMAHYRLGEAYTRQLKWDLSIAPLQKSIWLNPLFSGPYIVLGKVYLKTGNLANSEAMLRRAIQIDPNNYSAHHLLAQTLQQMNRLEEAKREFEIAAKLQSISER
- a CDS encoding CRTAC1 family protein, translating into MTKHNYIEVYCKAQSTKHKVPSTKPQASSTTAGFNFTDIAKAAGLIEPTIYGGVEKKRYIIETNGCGVAFFDFDNDGWLDVFMLNGSRLESFPKGNEPTSKLYRNNRNGSFTDVTAKAGLARTGFASAICVGDFDNDGFDDLFTTYWGQNVLYRNNRNGSFTDVTEKAGVAIRGTRWGSGCTFIDYDRDGDVDLFVANYLIFDLATAPEPGKGANCFWKGVPINCGPKGLPTDTNLLYRNNGNGTFTDVSESSNINKVVNRYAMTAVVTDFNNDGWSDIYVACDSTASILYRNNKDGTFTDVALETGSAFNEDGQAQAGMGVGLGDYNNDGLPDIFKTHFADDLPVLYKNSGRGFFEDASRLAGFDHTPYVQWGTGLIDFDNDGWSDILTVTGNVYPEIEKVFKEYPHQTPRLIYRNLGNGRFQDVTKLSGTAINEPHSSRGCAFADFDNDGDVDVLIMNMNAAPTLLRNEYNTVGKPGVNNWLTIKLIGTRSNRSAIGSQVRLKTGGRVQLQEVTSQASYYSTNDLRVHYGLGANTKADEVEIRWTNGQTEIFKNLNANQIVKIKEGDSLLKSKKAKVKRQK